The following proteins are encoded in a genomic region of Periophthalmus magnuspinnatus isolate fPerMag1 chromosome 23, fPerMag1.2.pri, whole genome shotgun sequence:
- the spi2 gene encoding transcription factor Spi-C: MARGNPHHLKVTSLDHQPLPSHDICPAELTGTLPGSVPNFGSTTQSSQHKCQARATGSGKRVRLFHFLFELLEDPTMAHCVSWVPSCIGVFRFSSTNKDQVAALWGQRKGNKRPMTYQKMSRALRNYARSGEILKVKKKLTYRFSQDTLLLLQKSRHRPF; encoded by the exons ATGGCACGAGGAAATCCTCACCATCTGAAGGTGACTTCTTTG GATCATCAGCCTCTGCCATCTCATGACATATGTCCAGCAGAACTCACAGGCACATTACCAGGGTCGGTGCCAAACTTTGGATCAACAACGCAATCATCTCAGCATAAATGCCAGGCCAGAGCAACAGGGAGTG GTAAGAGGGTGCGGTtgtttcactttctatttgagCTGTTGGAAGATCCCACTATGGCCCATTGTGTTTCCTGGGTCCCATCATGCATTGGGGTTTTCCGCTTCTCATCCACCAACAAGGACCAGGTGGCTGCACTATGGGGTCAACGAAAGGGTAACAAGAGACCCATGACTTACCAGAAGATGTCCCGCGCACTCAGAAACTATGCCAGATCTGGAGAGATATTGAAGGTGAAGAAGAAGCTCACATATCGGTTTAGCCAAGACACACTGCTGTTGTTGCAGAAGAGCAGACACAGACCTTTCTGA